Part of the Microcoleus sp. FACHB-831 genome is shown below.
GCAAGCTGTCCCGTGACTCGGTTCGCCTCCTTCGGGTAAGGGTACGAAGTCGTTATCTTGGAAGTCTTTGGGGGCAACAATTTTGCCCTGACCCTGAAAGTCTGGGTGGTTGATGTCAAAGCCATCATCGGTGACAGCGACGACGATGGAGCGATCGCCTTTAGTTATATCCCACGCTTTCTCAACAAAAATGTGGGAATTACTTGCTATCTGAAATCCCTTGCCGCTGTTGTTAAGATACCACTGTTGCGGATATAAGGAATCTGTGGGGTGGTAATGCTTTTCTTGTCGCACGACGATATTAGGTTCAGCTACAAGTACCTCTGAACGCGCCATCAATCGGTTAGAAATTTTGACAGGATTTTCCCCAGCTTGCTGGGTAACTTGATAAACGAAGGTGTTAGGAATTCCCTCTACTGGTTTGAGCATTTTTAAGCCCAATTCAGCTATAATTTCCTCCCTCTTTTGTTCATCCACCTGCGAAGCAAATTGAATCGTTACTTGGTCGGTCAAGTATATGAGTGTTGCTGGACTATCTTTAAGTTGGTAGACGTGACTAGCAAAGGCAACATCATCTGAAGTTCTTGCCGCCTGCATTGCTTTATCTCGAAGTGCAGGGTCAACTCTAAACTCTTGTAAGGATGGGGATTGTCCGCTTTTTGTAGGAATTTCGCCTGCCCGTTGGGCATTTGGGATTTGCTTTGGTAATTTGGTATTAGGTGAAGTGAGGCGGAGGGTGAAGCGATCGCTTACTTTTTCCAGCGCCAGTTCTTCACCACCCCGCTGTAAAATGTTACCCACGCTTTCTTCGGGTACGCCCGCCACTTGGGCATTTGCTTGGCTAGATTCAGGCGGATTACCAGGGCTGTTCATATAATAAATTACTCCTGAATATTATTTCTTTTTAACTAGCGATCGCCTCTTTCATTTTTTACTAGCTAATTGCTAATTTATTGCTTGTTATTCATAATTTCTAAAACTTTCCTTCCCTCCTCTCCCACTGGGGAGACGCGATAAATCGGCGTCTCTACAATATTCCCTCGTATCATATCCGTTCAATTGACCTGAATAAAAATTTCCCCGCTTCACCGCGTCCCCGCATCAGTCTTAACTAAGGGTATTCAACCGGACACGATATCACTCGCCAATTTCCCATTCCCCATTCCCCATTCCCCATTAATTAATAGGTAGTTCAACTATAAAACAAGTTTCTTTTGATTTACTCTTTACCTGAATTGATCCTCCTAAATAACTTACCAATTTTTGCACCAGCGCCAGCCCCAGACCAGTTCCACCATGTTTCCAGGGGTCGTTACTAGGAATGCGATAAAACTTGTCAAAAATGCGGGGAATTTCAGTGACGGGAATTTCCACACCAGAATTGCTCACGCTTAACTGAATTATTCCCGCTTTAGTACGCGCACTTACTGTAATTTGTTCTTCCGGTGGAGTGTACTTACAAGCATTATTAAGCAACTCTGTGAGAATGCGAGCCAAAATGTACGAATCAGAAATCAGACCAGGAATTTCAGGAGCAATATCAATTTGTAATAGTTGTTGATGTTTCTGTGCTTGATATTCAAAGGGTTCGACTACGTGAGGAATCCAGTCTTGTAAATTAATTAGTGTTTTGTCTAAATCTTGAGCCGCTACATTGAGTTGCTGCAAGTCCAGCAGATCGTCTATAAGCTTTAGTTCCCGTTCGCACTCATCATTCAACAGATCGAGGTAAATAGCACTTGGACTAGATTCTGCATTGAAATTGCCTACTTTAGAACAAGAACCGCATTCTTCATTTATTGATTCCAACATTTGCAGCGCCATTTTCATGTTTGATAAAGGCGTTTTTAGTTCGTGAGAAACGGTCATCAAAAAATCGTCTTTTAGGACGTTAATTTTTTCCATTTCCTTCACTTGAGCTTGTGCAGCTTGGTAAAGCCGAGCTTGACGAATAGCGATCGCGCATTGATTTGCCACCTGCTGTATCAAGCGTATTTCTAACTCATTAAATACATATTCTTTGTTAGTCACTAACCATAAATCGCCCAACACGCCTTGATCGTCAAAAATAGGGCAAGCTAGCGTTGCTAACCGCTCGTAATTACCATCGAGTCGAGCGGAAACTATTTTACAAAATTGCAAATACTGGCCTTGCAGTAGCTGAGAGTATATCTCAGGAAAATTAGCTATTTGCACCACGCGCCCCTGAGATGAGGGCGTTGAAGTTGCATATTCATAACAAATAGTGGAAGTAGCTGCGTCAAGGTCATACAACGCTGTATGGCAGTATTCAACTCCAAGGACAATTGCTAATTCTTGTACAGCTGTTTGCAAAATATTACTTTCGTCGAGGCTGTCGCGCACTTTGTCGGTAATGCGTTTGAGCATTGCTTCAAATTTGAGAGCCTGTTGCAACTGAGCTGTGCGTTCTTGTACCTGAAGTTCGAGGTTTGTGTTGAGCTTAGCAAGCTGTTGATAAAGTTCAGATTGTTGAAGGGCGATCGCAAGCTGTCCTGCCAGTTGTTCTAGCAAATCTATTTCAAATTGGTGCCATTGACGGGGTGCCAAACAGTGATGGGCAATTAGCAGCCCCCACAAGTTTTCCCCTTGTAGAATAGGTACTACCAAATTAGCTCTAATCTGAAATTGAGCCAGTAAATCTACATGGCAAGGAGCCAAACCTGCTGTGTAAATATCCGTTACTGCTTTAATGTAACCCTGTTTATAGTCTTGAACATAGGATTTAGCAAAGCAGAGGTCATGTATTGTTTTTCCCACGATAGAAGTCCAAGCAGAATCTACCGACTCCACTGCAACAACCCCACTCCAGTCTGATTCAAAGCGATAAACAATTGCTCGATCGATTTGAAGAAAATGCCGCACCTCAGTTACTGTAGTGGTGAGAATTTCCTCTAGGTTAAGAGACTGGCGAATGCGAGTTGCGATCGCTCCCATCAGTCTTTCCCGTTCGTGCTGGTATTGTAATTCCGCATTTGCCCGACTAGCTTGAACCAGACGATGCAAGCGCTGACGCAATACTGCCCAGTGGATGGGCTTGGTGACATAATCGGTAGCACCTGACTCAAATGCTCTATCGACAGATGCTTTATCCTCAAGGCTAGTGATCATCAATACAGGCGTGCCAGATGGCATATTACTACTAGCAAGCGCTCGTAATTTGCTACAGCAAGTAAACCCATCCATAACGGGCATCATGGCATCTAGCAACACTATATCGGGACGTTTGCGAGTGAAAGCAGCTATTGCCTCTTCCCCGTTACTAGCCTGTATTACTTGATACCCCTCTTGTTCCATCATGCAGCACAACTGCGTCCGCATAAACCTATCGTCATCGACGATAAGCACGGAGGGGGAATCTTGGTGAGTGGGAGTGAAATTCATACCTGACTCCGGTGGCGTTCCATGTTCAAAGCCGCCTTAACCCTTTCATACTCTGTTTGAATTTCTAACACTTTCACGGATGCAGCTTGAATATTTTCACAGCGGCTCATTGCTTCAATTTTTTTGCACAAATTAGCGAGATTTGTAGCACCAAGGGCAGCACTGCTGGATTTAAGAGTGTGGGATGCGTGATTTAGAGCGATCGCATCTCTTTGCTCAACTCCCGTTAACATTGATTGTAATAATTTTGGCGCATCTTCTAGATAGCAATCAATCAATGTAGTCAGGATGTGCGAGCTGTTTTCTCCGAGTGTTTGACAAAATTCTTGCAGTATTTCCCTATCGATGGAAGTGTCTGCTACCACCTGCCTAGTGCTGAGTGGAAAGTTATCATTAGTTTGCTGCCCAAATCTGGAAATTTCTAAGCTACTCTCTTGTGTGCTGACACCGCTTATGGGCTGACATTTCTTTAAAGCCTCAACCACTTGTGCCATTCTGAAGGGCTTGCTAATGTAGTCGTCCATGCCTGCATCAAGGCACTGTTGGCGATCGCCTTGCATGGCGTTAGCTGTCATAGCAATAATCCGAGGACGCAAACCCAAGGGCCATTCCTGACAAATCTGCCTTGTCGCCTCCAATCCATCCATTTCTGGCATCTGCACATCCATCAGCACCACATCATAAGGTTGACGGCGCAGGGATTCCAGCACTTCTAGCCCATTGCCAGCCACATCTGCTCGATACCCAAGCTGTTGCAGCAGGCACACGGCGAGTTGCTGGTTTATCCTGTGATCCTCGGCTAAAAGAATCCGCAATGGTAAGCTTTGGGAGAGTTTGAGGTCTAATTCACTTAGGTTGGAGGGCGATTTGGTGAAACCAGAGCGTTGGTCGGCTGTAAAGGCTTTTCGCTGCTTCGACATCGCTAGAGAAGCAAAAATAGTGGTTACGGCATTGTAAAGCTGGGATGGTTTAATCGGTTTGGTCAGGTAAGCTGCGAATTTTACCTTATCTACAATTTCTCCCTTCTCTTGCTTGCCCAATGAGGTCAACATTACTAAAGGTAAGTCTTGGCCATTAGGTAACAAGCGTATTTCTGTCGCCAAAGTTAATCCATCCATCTTTGGCATTTGCATATCTAAAAGGGCCATGTCAAATGCCTGCCCCTCACGCAGCCAGCCTAGAGCTTCTTCCCCAGAGGATGCTGCCTGCGTCACCATCCCCCACGACTGTGCTTGCAAGGTCAAAATCTGGCGGTTGGTAGCATTGTCATCCACAATTAACAGTCTTTTTCCAGTTAACTGCGGGGTAGCATTTAGTTCGACAAGCGGGGAATCTGGAGAAGATGGGGCAACTAAGGTGAAATAAAAACTAGAGCCTTCCCTTTGTAAAGATGGGTTTACATACAAGGGCGGTTCCCAATTATCAGGAGGATTTCCTCCTACTACGCCTCTGGTCTCAACCCACAGCCTGCCACCCATGATTTGGCTCAAACGCTGGCTAATAGCTAATCCCAACCCAGTACCGCCATATTCGCGGGTTGTAGCGGAATCAACCTGGCTAAAGGACTTAAACAAACGATGCATCCGGTCTGAAGGGATGCCAATTCCCGTATCTTTGACGGCAAATTGAATTTCGTAAATAGAGGATTGGGAATGAATTGTCCCAATTTCGGAGTCCTTGTAGAGACGCCGATTTATCGCGTCTCTTAATTCCCCATTGCTAATCCCTATAGGAGAAGCTGCGTTCTCCACCCCTCCCTGTTGTACAGCCGAGCGATCGCATCTGGCCTGTTTTGCCGAAACTGTTACTACCACCTCGCCAGTTTTAGTGAATTTGACCGCATTACTGAGTAGATTTACTAAAATTTGGCGCAGTCTAGTCACGTCGCCAATTATCGTGCTGGGGGTTCCTGGCTCGATCAGGTAGGCTAACTCTAAACCTTTTTCACAAGTAGCGGGAGCAACTAAATCCAGGGCACTTTCGATGCACTCTTGCAGGTTGACGGGTTGTTCTTCTAATTCCAGCTTGCCTGACTCAATTTTGGAAAAGTCTAGGATGTCGTTAATGATGGTGAGTAAGGTATCAGCACTACTGCGGATTGTTTCGGCAAAATTTCGTTGCTGGGGCGATAGCTCTGTATCGAGCAATAATCCGGCCATGCCAATTACTCCGTTCATGGGGGTGCGGATCTCATGGCTCATTGTGGCCAAAAATTCACTTTTGGCACGGGTTGCTTCCAGCGCCTGCTTAGTAAGGATAATTTCAGTCTCCACAGCTTTTTTAGCTGCAAGCCGCATCTCCAGTTCATCCATGACGATATCGGCTAAATTTTGGAGAATCTCCTTTTCGGCTTCTGTAATATGACGGGGTTTATGGTCAAGTACGCAGACAGTTCCCAACCTGTAGCGATCGCTTGTCACTAACGGAGCCGCTGCATAAAACCGCAGCCCAAAGTCTCCAGCTACCAATGGGTTAGACAATGTGCGCGGGTCTACTTTAGCATCTAGTACGGCGTAAATATCTTCTTGCAAGATCGCGCTTGCACACAGTCCTGGTTCGCGTCCAATCTCCTGCACTTCTAGCCCATGATGAGATTTAAACCAGATGCGATCGTGGTCAACAATGCTAACAATTGCAATTGGTACGTTAAAGAATCGGGAGGCTAGGGCTGTAATCCGGTCAAAAGCTCCATCAGGAGGTGTGTCCAGAATGTCGTAGCGCCGCACCGCTGCTAGTCGCTCCGCTTCATTTAAGGGAACCATATAAATATACTTGACTAACTTATATTACTTTAGCTGTATAGCCCTCGTGAA
Proteins encoded:
- a CDS encoding response regulator translates to MVPLNEAERLAAVRRYDILDTPPDGAFDRITALASRFFNVPIAIVSIVDHDRIWFKSHHGLEVQEIGREPGLCASAILQEDIYAVLDAKVDPRTLSNPLVAGDFGLRFYAAAPLVTSDRYRLGTVCVLDHKPRHITEAEKEILQNLADIVMDELEMRLAAKKAVETEIILTKQALEATRAKSEFLATMSHEIRTPMNGVIGMAGLLLDTELSPQQRNFAETIRSSADTLLTIINDILDFSKIESGKLELEEQPVNLQECIESALDLVAPATCEKGLELAYLIEPGTPSTIIGDVTRLRQILVNLLSNAVKFTKTGEVVVTVSAKQARCDRSAVQQGGVENAASPIGISNGELRDAINRRLYKDSEIGTIHSQSSIYEIQFAVKDTGIGIPSDRMHRLFKSFSQVDSATTREYGGTGLGLAISQRLSQIMGGRLWVETRGVVGGNPPDNWEPPLYVNPSLQREGSSFYFTLVAPSSPDSPLVELNATPQLTGKRLLIVDDNATNRQILTLQAQSWGMVTQAASSGEEALGWLREGQAFDMALLDMQMPKMDGLTLATEIRLLPNGQDLPLVMLTSLGKQEKGEIVDKVKFAAYLTKPIKPSQLYNAVTTIFASLAMSKQRKAFTADQRSGFTKSPSNLSELDLKLSQSLPLRILLAEDHRINQQLAVCLLQQLGYRADVAGNGLEVLESLRRQPYDVVLMDVQMPEMDGLEATRQICQEWPLGLRPRIIAMTANAMQGDRQQCLDAGMDDYISKPFRMAQVVEALKKCQPISGVSTQESSLEISRFGQQTNDNFPLSTRQVVADTSIDREILQEFCQTLGENSSHILTTLIDCYLEDAPKLLQSMLTGVEQRDAIALNHASHTLKSSSAALGATNLANLCKKIEAMSRCENIQAASVKVLEIQTEYERVKAALNMERHRSQV
- a CDS encoding GAF domain-containing protein, which codes for MNFTPTHQDSPSVLIVDDDRFMRTQLCCMMEQEGYQVIQASNGEEAIAAFTRKRPDIVLLDAMMPVMDGFTCCSKLRALASSNMPSGTPVLMITSLEDKASVDRAFESGATDYVTKPIHWAVLRQRLHRLVQASRANAELQYQHERERLMGAIATRIRQSLNLEEILTTTVTEVRHFLQIDRAIVYRFESDWSGVVAVESVDSAWTSIVGKTIHDLCFAKSYVQDYKQGYIKAVTDIYTAGLAPCHVDLLAQFQIRANLVVPILQGENLWGLLIAHHCLAPRQWHQFEIDLLEQLAGQLAIALQQSELYQQLAKLNTNLELQVQERTAQLQQALKFEAMLKRITDKVRDSLDESNILQTAVQELAIVLGVEYCHTALYDLDAATSTICYEYATSTPSSQGRVVQIANFPEIYSQLLQGQYLQFCKIVSARLDGNYERLATLACPIFDDQGVLGDLWLVTNKEYVFNELEIRLIQQVANQCAIAIRQARLYQAAQAQVKEMEKINVLKDDFLMTVSHELKTPLSNMKMALQMLESINEECGSCSKVGNFNAESSPSAIYLDLLNDECERELKLIDDLLDLQQLNVAAQDLDKTLINLQDWIPHVVEPFEYQAQKHQQLLQIDIAPEIPGLISDSYILARILTELLNNACKYTPPEEQITVSARTKAGIIQLSVSNSGVEIPVTEIPRIFDKFYRIPSNDPWKHGGTGLGLALVQKLVSYLGGSIQVKSKSKETCFIVELPIN